Proteins from a single region of Flavobacterium sp. YJ01:
- a CDS encoding PaaI family thioesterase, translated as MNYTKEQILARCNEFSKNTLMETLKIEYIDAGEDFLTAKMPVNPSVHQPMGLLHGGASVALAESVGSAASFFFINPKEQEVRGIEISANHLKSIREGYVFGTARIIHKGRSLHLWEIKITDEAGNLISLCKLTNMVLERKKNE; from the coding sequence ATGAATTATACAAAAGAGCAGATTTTAGCGCGCTGTAATGAGTTTTCTAAAAACACATTAATGGAAACGCTCAAAATTGAATATATTGACGCTGGAGAGGATTTTTTAACTGCAAAAATGCCTGTAAATCCGAGTGTTCACCAACCAATGGGATTGCTTCACGGTGGCGCTTCTGTAGCTTTGGCAGAAAGTGTCGGAAGTGCGGCTTCTTTCTTTTTTATCAATCCGAAAGAGCAGGAGGTAAGAGGTATCGAAATTTCGGCAAATCACCTAAAAAGTATTCGCGAAGGTTATGTTTTTGGAACTGCGAGAATTATTCATAAAGGAAGAAGTCTTCATTTATGGGAAATTAAAATTACCGATGAAGCAGGGAATTTAATTTCGCTTTGCAAACTGACGAATATGGTTTTGGAAAGAAAGAAAAATGAATAA
- a CDS encoding chorismate-binding protein has translation MNPFFLKIKSHKEQNLPFVLYSKPNSTDFVGILQQNNTLYKVADYSEKGFVFASFDEKQLVLIPENESEIITLEKEATSFESVEIDDLTFDPEAKFQYEYLVAQGIQAIKNEEFKKVVLSRSEEVSLAEFDFIETFQHLVQLYPATFCYCFFHPKIGLWMGATPEKLLKANRNVFETMALAGTQKDNSQNELVWQQKEKDEQQFVTDFIVKRLREFTASVVVSEPYSLKAGSIWHIKTDISGVLKENSTLEEVIDTLHPTPAVCGLPKKKSKAFILENENYDRTFYTGFLGELNSTFTGNNSSSDLFVNLRCMQIKDDKAILYMGCGITKESIPEKEWEESVNKSMTMKRVLKK, from the coding sequence ATGAATCCATTTTTCTTAAAAATTAAAAGTCATAAAGAACAGAATTTACCTTTTGTGCTTTATTCAAAACCAAACTCAACAGACTTTGTTGGCATTTTACAGCAAAATAATACATTATATAAAGTTGCTGATTATAGCGAAAAAGGATTTGTTTTCGCTTCTTTTGATGAAAAACAATTAGTTCTCATTCCAGAAAACGAATCTGAGATTATCACTTTAGAAAAAGAAGCAACTTCATTTGAATCAGTTGAAATTGATGATTTGACTTTTGATCCTGAAGCTAAATTTCAATATGAATATTTAGTTGCGCAGGGAATTCAAGCAATTAAAAATGAAGAATTCAAAAAAGTAGTTTTATCAAGAAGTGAAGAAGTTTCTTTGGCCGAATTCGACTTTATTGAAACTTTTCAGCATTTGGTTCAATTATATCCAGCAACATTTTGTTATTGTTTCTTTCATCCGAAAATTGGACTTTGGATGGGAGCAACGCCAGAAAAATTGCTAAAAGCAAACAGAAATGTTTTTGAAACAATGGCTTTGGCTGGAACGCAAAAAGATAATTCTCAAAATGAACTTGTCTGGCAACAAAAAGAAAAAGATGAACAGCAATTTGTGACTGATTTTATCGTAAAAAGACTGAGAGAATTTACAGCTTCAGTTGTAGTTTCAGAACCTTACAGTTTAAAAGCGGGATCTATTTGGCATATTAAAACGGATATTTCTGGAGTTTTAAAAGAAAATTCAACTTTAGAAGAAGTGATCGATACTTTGCATCCGACGCCAGCGGTTTGCGGTTTGCCAAAGAAAAAATCAAAAGCTTTTATTTTAGAAAATGAAAATTACGATAGAACTTTCTATACAGGTTTTCTTGGCGAATTGAATAGCACTTTTACGGGAAATAATTCAAGTTCTGATTTATTCGTAAATTTACGATGCATGCAGATTAAGGATGATAAAGCCATATTATATATGGGCTGCGGCATTACAAAAGAAAGTATTCCCGAAAAAGAATGGGAAGAAAGCGTCAACAAATCGATGACGATGAAGAGAGTTTTGAAAAAATAG
- the bshB1 gene encoding bacillithiol biosynthesis deacetylase BshB1, translating to MKLDILAFGAHPDDVELGCAGTILKEVSLGKKVGIVDLTRGELGTRGTAETRDQEAKDAAKILGVVVRENLAMRDGFFVNDEKHQLEVIKMIRKYKPEIVLCNAIDDRHIDHGKGSKLVSDSCFLSGLMKIETSIDGEKQEAWRPKIVYHYIQWKNITPDFVVDITGFEKKKVEAISAYKTQFYDPNSKEPATPITSKNFFESLNYRAQDLGRLVGKDFAEGFTVERCLAVNSLENLI from the coding sequence ATGAAATTAGATATATTAGCCTTTGGCGCGCATCCAGACGATGTAGAATTGGGTTGTGCAGGAACCATTTTAAAAGAAGTATCACTTGGTAAAAAAGTAGGGATTGTAGATTTAACGCGTGGCGAATTAGGAACACGCGGAACAGCAGAAACTAGAGATCAAGAAGCAAAAGACGCGGCGAAGATTTTAGGCGTTGTAGTACGCGAAAATTTAGCGATGCGTGACGGATTTTTTGTTAATGACGAAAAACATCAATTAGAGGTCATAAAAATGATTCGTAAATACAAACCTGAAATTGTATTATGCAATGCAATCGACGATCGACATATTGATCACGGAAAAGGAAGTAAATTAGTTTCTGATTCTTGTTTTCTTTCTGGTTTAATGAAAATCGAAACTTCAATTGACGGCGAGAAACAAGAAGCTTGGAGACCAAAGATTGTTTACCATTATATTCAATGGAAAAATATTACTCCAGATTTTGTTGTTGATATTACAGGATTTGAAAAAAAGAAAGTGGAAGCGATTTCTGCTTATAAAACGCAATTTTACGATCCAAATTCGAAAGAACCTGCAACGCCAATTACAAGTAAAAACTTCTTTGAGAGTTTAAATTATCGTGCGCAGGACTTAGGAAGACTAGTTGGAAAAGATTTTGCAGAGGGTTTTACGGTTGAAAGGTGTTTGGCAGTCAATAGCTTAGAAAATTTGATTTAA